The Motacilla alba alba isolate MOTALB_02 chromosome 3, Motacilla_alba_V1.0_pri, whole genome shotgun sequence DNA window GGCATTTAGACCCTTAATTTTTGAAGCTGTGGTGCAAAACTGGCAGAAAATTACTCACTTTTTCCCATCAGGTCAttgagctgaaatcactgcagagcagggggcTGCAAGCACCAGACTGTGCAAGACAGGCAGCAGAAGGaccttccctgcagcactggcgATCTGCTGGATCAGATCAGAgcagccctcctgccctttGCTCACAGCACCACTGTCACAAATTACCACACCCACTGAACAAATATGAGTGCAAACAGCCAGTTCAAGTCACCTGGGATTCACATTTAGGGTTACTGCTTCAGTCCTATCCAGAGTGGACTGAAAAGATTAGAAGCTCATAACTCTAAATTAGTTGTTCAAGAATACAGGCAATTAACATTTTCTCATGAATCACTGTTTAGGAACTAAAAATACTGACATGCAGGAAAGCacacagcaaatgagaaaagAGCACACTTCTCACCCTCACAAAATTTTCTCTGTCCAAGATGAGCTGAGCAGAAGCAATGATGTCTCGGCTTTGATCAGGTGCTGCctaacaaaacatgaaaaaagccCACATGAGGTGAAAGCAGGACTTAGAGCAGGAGTTAGATTTACTTTTGAATTCAAAATAATTGCCAGTGTCATGATTAAAGGCACATTATACCACAAGCCAGCTGGCAAATCCTTGCAAGACTTGCTCTGAACAGTTGGGTTAAGTAGCAACAGAAGAGTGTTGGAAGAACTGGAATGAGAACTGGAATGTACATGCTCAGACCTCCTTGGCTGCTCCTCACCatgaccaaacaccacctcCCCCTTGCCACTGTTTCTCACCTGTGCCAAACAGGTGGCTCTTTAACTCCTGCACTCCAGACAAGGAGTGCAGGCAATGCAGACCAAAACTACCATTTGGGGATGGAATGCATTTTATGCATAGAATGGAATATTAGCCTGCTAGTCCCTGTTCTTAATACTGGCTTTTCATTCCAATTGACAGTGTAGTTTTCAGTCATGTCTGCCTTGGCCCTGCTGACCAGCTCCACGCTCCTGAAGGTTTATTACACTAAGATGAGCAGGATATCACACATCAGAGTAAGCAAGGAAGAGACAAGAAGTATTAAAAATTCCaccaaaaataaatgagaaagagGAAATCTAAATTTCTGGCATGTTTCAAGATCCTAACATCTTACTATTTGAAACAACTGGTATGTTGTATTATGCCTGATGAATCTACTTGACATAGTCAGAGATCCTTTCTCAAGTCAGCCCAAAGACATGGCCATCACTCCAGCTAAGAACCATCACTGGTGAACAGAAGAGCTTTCCTTCAGAATGAAACATATGTGAAGGAGTTGAGTGTCCTTTGACTGAAGGAATGAAATCCCTTCTCCCTTGAAAAGGGCAGGCCCGGGTGCAGCCTCATCACAATGCCACTTACAGGGCAGCTACAAAAAAGGTAGAGGCTCTCACTTCaccagaagccagagcaagaagACAAGGGATAAGAGATACAAGTTGCATTGGCAGAGGTTTAATCTCAATGCAAGAAATCAATTTTTACAGTGAGATCAATCATTCACTGAACAAcctccccagggatgtggtggagtccccatcacTGGAGGTTTTCAAGGTGCAATTGGACAGGGAACTGGGTACACTCATCTGGTGTCTCCCATGAAAGGCTGGGCCAGAAGATCTtccaaggtcccttccagcctgggctgttcCATACGTCTGTGATTCTAACTAGTCACAAGCTTGTTTCAGGTTTTATGGGAAACTTTTCGACACACCAAACTGCAAGTAATTTAATAAAGCTGCCTCAAAAGGATGCAAGagctctaaaaaaaaaccattgaATCTGTTGCTATTTTTAGAATTCTTTGTTCTCCTTCTCGACATACACCTCTCAGATTTTACTGAAGTTTGACAATaacaatttttcattcttcctttcaTAACTTCAATTCCTCCACTCACACCTTCACACAACAGAAGACCTTCCTTCTGTGTTAGCCAATCTTTGGCAAtattttcctccccaaaatgtCTGCTGCAATCAAAATTACTGGCTGTGCCACTCTGCTGGTGCTGAGGAGAACCTCTGGATAAATGTAAAGAAAGGAAAGGTCTGCATAAAAGGACAACCTGCTTTACAAAGATCAGGTTCTAATCCAGGTTCCACAACCAAGGCACAAACTGGGATGGAATGGTAATAATTAATACAACTGCAACACCTATTTCTGAGTGTGCTGTGGAGGGACAGACTgaagcacagagctcctgctcagggCTCACAGACGAGTTCAGGCGCATGCCAGGCATGGAAGtctgggagcacagccagacCAGAAAACACTGTCAGGATTTCAGTGGGATTGGGtggccagctccagcacaggacCCAATGACACACCTGAGCTCCCAGTTACAGATACTGTGTTCCTCACAGCAGAACCTACAGCTGAAGGAATGCTGGGGGTCACTCACCTTGCAAGGCTCTTGGCGCTTGGGTTTTCTCACAGGTTTCCCATTTGCAAATCTTTGTAGCCAGGGATGTTCTGAGTTATTCACACTACCCATGGCTGGATTAGTCTgggaaaaacaataaaaccatCAAAACCCATTAAAAAACTATTGTATTAACaacaaaatctaaatttttttacaattcCTAGTGATCAGCGAAACAGAACTCTAAAGGACTTCTAACTGCTGATACCTGCAGCGTTTTCCCGTGACAGTAAGTAAAACAGAGATGAAGTATCAGGTTTACAATCAGATACTGCCTCTGGTGGAACTGTCTGTCCTCATCTCCACACACCATGGATAGtgcattttgtttcaaagaaCAGTGTATTTGAAAATGCCTGTCAGCTTTGGAAACATTTCAGAGTTATCAAATTTCACCTGCAGACTActacttctttcttttgtgcCTTTTTCAATCAGATAAAATCCTTTTCAAGTAACTGCCACATCCCACTATGGCTacattttattggtttttaaaGTTAGTTCTACCAGATGAAGCTTATGCTGAAGTGCCAACTCAGCTCCAGTCAGAAAATTCCATCTTCTCTCTTGTAGGTGCATCAGGATATCTGGATTGATTTATAACAGAGACAGTGGAACCACAGAGGCAAAATGCCCTTTACAGGAACCTCCATTTAAACCCCTATTTATCTCAGATTCACTGGAGATGCACTGCTTCCAGGAAACAAGGGATTCACATTACTTGGGTAAAGaatggaacaaaagaaaagcttatttCTGCAGAGATACTGACCACAAGTCTTCAGACAGAtctttcagttattttaaaaaaataaaaatctgacattcaattattttttgcaATATCTAGTTGTAAGAATCTGCAAGGACTCTCAGGCATTCATAGGAGATCACTGTTTTGGTAGAAAACAACACTTAAGAGTTTATTCTGTCCAATCCAGCACTTTAGTAACAATATCTGACTCCCAGCTTACCTCTCTGGAGTGCAGATTCAAATTTCTTACCATCAATTCAAGGTAAAGTCTGTAATCTACATCtctatttgtttcattttatattcCCTGCTCTTGTACACTGACAAAAACATCTGCTGGGATAGTCCTGCATCCTCACAGCAatgttttcctgtcttttctgaCTGAAAGTCAGAAATCACAGGAAAgcctgtgttggaagggacttcaggAAGTCACCTGCTCCTGTTGCCTTCTTCCCAAACTGGAAATAGAACTCGAGATAATTTTAGTAAGGAGGTAATATAAAAGGGGATCTTTATTTGAAGGCCTTCAGAGGCAGTTATGGAAATGTGTCCACACAAGCCCCTCTGAGGGGTGAGCACATTTTTACAGGTTTTAGGAAATTAGCATAATTGATAAAAAGCACCAATTAGGAGGACAAGTGGTGATGCAATTCCCCCCGAGGTCAAGCCCCTTCTCTGGAGCCCCCCCTTCAGCACTAGCTGTACTTTGTCCATGAGAATGTATCCCAAAGAGTTGTTCTCAGCCTTGGTTCCCAGGAAGAACCAAGATAGGACAGGGGCCTTGTTCCTCTCAgggcttggagctctggaatttgttttctctttctgctaaGGGAAAGGCCATGGAAAGGTACTGGGAAACCAGCTACTAATACAACAGGTGACAGAGttacaaatatatttgtgaGGAATACAGAGAAcatataaaagaaagaaaaggcaaagccCAAATGACATCCGTCTCAGTGCCAGCTTGaggaaaagcaatttcagaACCAATTTCTGATACAAAATGAACAGGCAAACAGCAAGGGCTGAAGAGATTTGGGTATGGACATGCTATAGATTTGGCATTAGAAAAATCCAACACACCTTCCTATGAGTAATATATCCTCCCTACATGCATGGGTGCCACAGGCTCCTATGTCATGCCACCATTTACAGATTTCCTTCAACTCCAAGCAGTCCATCCACCTCACAAAGACAGACTGAGCACAAAGCAGAGGAGGTGCTTGACCTCCTCAGAGAACTGGGATctcaggggaaataaaacagagcAAACACAGAGAATGTGCCTCTGCAGCAATCTGCCTTCAGGAACCCACAAGTGGTAAAGACTCTAGCTGCAGATTTCCCACCACCAATCTTCATAACTCAAGCTTCTACTGAATCttaatc harbors:
- the FAM228B gene encoding protein FAM228B isoform X3, producing the protein MVRNLNLHSRETNPAMGSVNNSEHPWLQRFANGKPVRKPKRQEPCKAAPDQSRDIIASAQLILDRENFVRGYVFLDDYDPSEYDPFFQKTCTDCWRVMEFIDQHNDRESQ